The Chitinivibrionia bacterium genomic sequence AACCCGCGAAACGGCAAAAAAGAAAAAATTACGCGCTTTTTTAAGATGCACTCCGACAAAAGAACGCAAGTAGAAGAAGTTTCGGCTGGCGATATTGTCGCAGTAGTCGGGCTGAAATGGACGGCGACAGGCGATACTCTTTGCGACGAAGATTTTCCCATTGCATTTGAGGGCTTGGACTTCGCAAAACCCGTGATTTCAGTCTCGCTTGAACCCAAAAACGCCGAAGAAGAAGCAAAAATGTTAAACGCGCTTTCTCACTTGCAAGACGAAGACCCCACCTGCGAAGTAAGCGAAAACCGCGAAACAGGACAGCGGCTTTTGTCGGGAATGGGTGAATTGCACCTTGAAGTTCTGGTGGACAGATTAAAGCGCGAATTCGGCGTTCAGGTAAATACGGGCAAACAGCAGGTGGCATACCGCGAGTCAATCCTCGGCGAGGCAACCGTATCGGAGAACTTCCAACGACTTGTCGATAAAAAAGAGCAGAGCGTAGAAATTCAAATTAAAGTTGAGCCGCTCGAAGACGTATCAAAAAGCGTTGTTTTTGAAAGCAAAATTACCGACGAAAATATTCCCGCCAATTTTATAGAAGCAGTAAAAGAGGGAATAATGGAATCACTTTCCGCAGGCGAAAAAGCGGGCTTTCCCGTAATCGGAATTAAAGCAACGCTCGAAAAATTAAAACCCCACGAAACGGAAACCACCGAAATAATCTGCAAAATCGCAGGCTCAATGCTTTTCAGGCAGGCGTGCATAAACGCAGGCGGGGTAATTTTGGAGCCGATTATGAGCGTAGAAGCAGTGTCTCCCGAAGAATTTGTAGGCGCGCTTATTAACGACATAACCACCCGCCGCGGGCTTGTAAAAGGCATCGATATGGAGGGAATGCGCCGCCTTATTCACGCGGAATCGCCGCTCGCGCAAATGTTCGGATATGCAACGCAAATCCGCTCGCTTTCGCAAGGAAGAGCGACTTACACAATGACTTTCTCGCATTACAGGCAGTGTGATAAGCGCTTGGAAACAGAAATCTTAAAGGCGATTGGGAAGATTTATTGATTATATTAAATTAAAACAGGGCGAATGATTATTTGCCCTGTTTCTTGTTGCTCTTTGCTTTCATAAAAAACCGCACTGCTCTCATCAACGCTCTAAATCCAAACGGCTCTATGCGTTTGCTCACTTTTTTTAATTCTTCGCTTATTTTTATGCTTTGCGGGCAGTGTTTTTCGCATTGTTTACAGCCGTTGCACGACGAAGCAAGTCCTTTTTCGGTTGCAAGTACGCCTGTTTCTTGAATATATCGCCTTAAAACGCTGAATTTTCTTGAAAATGCCAAATTATTGTAGCAGGTGAAACTTCCCACAATATTTACGCCG encodes the following:
- the fusA gene encoding elongation factor G (EF-G; promotes GTP-dependent translocation of the ribosome during translation; many organisms have multiple copies of this gene) → NPRNGKKEKITRFFKMHSDKRTQVEEVSAGDIVAVVGLKWTATGDTLCDEDFPIAFEGLDFAKPVISVSLEPKNAEEEAKMLNALSHLQDEDPTCEVSENRETGQRLLSGMGELHLEVLVDRLKREFGVQVNTGKQQVAYRESILGEATVSENFQRLVDKKEQSVEIQIKVEPLEDVSKSVVFESKITDENIPANFIEAVKEGIMESLSAGEKAGFPVIGIKATLEKLKPHETETTEIICKIAGSMLFRQACINAGGVILEPIMSVEAVSPEEFVGALINDITTRRGLVKGIDMEGMRRLIHAESPLAQMFGYATQIRSLSQGRATYTMTFSHYRQCDKRLETEILKAIGKIY